The bacterium genome includes a window with the following:
- a CDS encoding nucleotidyltransferase family protein, which yields MPNRVEVLRILSERLPELKRQFPIKSLALFGSVARGDETENSDVDILVEFTEPIGFFRLGDLEDQLSELTGSKIDLVTTTGVKRQFRARILSEAIYV from the coding sequence ATGCCGAATCGAGTTGAAGTTCTTCGCATTCTTTCGGAACGATTACCGGAACTGAAACGACAGTTTCCGATAAAATCGCTTGCCCTTTTTGGTTCAGTGGCAAGGGGGGATGAGACCGAAAACAGCGATGTGGATATTCTGGTGGAATTTACCGAACCAATCGGCTTTTTTCGATTAGGTGATTTAGAAGATCAATTATCCGAATTAACGGGAAGTAAAATCGATTTGGTAACGACAACCGGCGTGAAGCGACAATTTCGCGCACGCATACTAAGTGAAGCAATCTATGTCTGA
- a CDS encoding DUF86 domain-containing protein encodes MSEKNWIVRIEDILERIQRINRYVEKMSFSEFTNDLGTQDKIGFNFVVIGEAARYIPKEIEEEFPQVNWVRMRGMRNRIAHNYNQIDLPIVWATIQEDLPPITPVLQKILVKYSK; translated from the coding sequence ATGTCTGAGAAGAATTGGATTGTTCGCATCGAAGATATCTTGGAACGTATTCAACGCATCAACCGTTACGTTGAAAAAATGAGTTTTTCTGAGTTCACAAATGATCTTGGTACTCAAGACAAAATCGGTTTTAACTTCGTCGTTATCGGTGAGGCGGCTCGATACATCCCAAAAGAAATCGAAGAGGAGTTCCCTCAAGTGAATTGGGTTAGAATGCGCGGTATGCGAAATCGGATCGCGCACAATTACAACCAAATTGATCTTCCCATTGTTTGGGCAACCATACAGGAAGATTTACCTCCTATAACACCTGTTTTACAGAAAATATTGGTGAAGTACTCTAAATAA
- a CDS encoding DUF2231 domain-containing protein, giving the protein MAVHLPVAALVLVAVCDILAIVLRRPEGMRESALLLSIVGVLGAIGAVVTGSSVEANVLQNPAVSALLERHESLGYATMWVAIGMLVLRLTILFVPKLERFRNSVIIISVAGALLVSIAGHYGGELVYRYGANTLPVNQAATNAPTVVDDDGK; this is encoded by the coding sequence GTGGCAGTTCACTTGCCAGTGGCTGCGCTCGTGTTAGTCGCCGTTTGCGATATTCTCGCAATCGTGTTGCGTCGTCCCGAAGGAATGCGGGAAAGCGCTCTCCTACTATCGATTGTCGGAGTGCTTGGGGCAATCGGCGCAGTCGTTACCGGAAGCTCGGTCGAAGCAAATGTCCTCCAGAATCCTGCCGTTTCCGCTTTACTCGAACGGCATGAATCGTTAGGATATGCGACGATGTGGGTCGCAATCGGCATGCTGGTACTGCGGCTTACGATTCTATTTGTCCCGAAACTCGAGCGGTTCCGGAATAGCGTCATCATCATTTCAGTGGCAGGCGCGCTGCTGGTTTCTATCGCCGGACATTACGGTGGTGAATTGGTCTATCGCTATGGTGCGAATACGCTTCCGGTAAATCAAGCGGCGACGAACGCCCCAACCGTGGTGGATGACGATGGTAAATAA